A genomic region of Papaver somniferum cultivar HN1 chromosome 7, ASM357369v1, whole genome shotgun sequence contains the following coding sequences:
- the LOC113292800 gene encoding uncharacterized protein LOC113292800 isoform X1 gives MKGDCNTQTMMLIDFSNSFNLVDRYTLIREVRTHFPSIAKWVEFCYSSPSRLYYNDVVLSSAKGVQQGDPLVPLLFVLALHPLISQIASQCTLEFNSWYLDDGTLADDTLEVEKALKIIQNKGPKRGLYLNLSKTELFWPSPDPRCSEDGLFPANIGKASTGVKLLGGPVSLDAQFCSNMVLNRVDKTIQMMQKIKKLQDPQCELLLMRNCTGVSRLYFTLRTTSPLEIHAVTSRFDEHLFQYLRHIIVGDGAGLGLVQQRLVTLPIKDGGLGVYTMVDIGTYCNLASTAQTQQLQHTILKISPSAELSRSFEHALQVSRLSRVLELTFLLLGKLLHLLSRARTTNIWTHAQLMDMGLVSWHSLH, from the exons ATGAAGGGTGACTGCAACACACAGACCATGATGCTCATAGATTTTTCGAATTCTTTCAATCTTGTTGACAGATATACTTTGATTCGGGAGGTTAGAACTCACTTCCCAAGCATTGCAAAATGGGTCGAGTTTTGTTATTCTTCACCTTCTAGATTGTACTACAACGATGTAGTTCTTTCATCAGCTAAAGGTGTCCAGCAGGGTGACCCACTTGTCCCCCTATTGTTTGTGCTTGCATTGCACCCCCTTATTTCTCAAATTGCTTCACAATGTACCTTGGAATTTAAttcctggtaccttgatgatggtacactTGCAGATGATACGCTTGAGGTGGAGAAGGCCTTGAAGATCATACAAAATAAAGGACCTAAGAGGGGCTTATATCTGAACTTGTCGAAAACTGAACTCTTCTGGCCCTCACCAGATCCCAGGTGCAGCGAAGATGGTCTCTTTCCTGCAAATATTGGTAAAGCTTCAACTGGAGTAAAGCTGCTAGGAGGTCCTGTCAGCCTTGATGCGCAATTTTGTAGCAACATGGTTCTCAACAGGGTTGATAAAACCATTCAGATGATGCAAAAGATCAAGAAATTGCAAGACCCTCAGTGTGAACTTTTACTCATGCGTAATTGCACCGGCGTCTCTAGACTCTATTTCACTCTCAGGACAACAAGTCCTTTGGAAATTCATGCTGTAACTTCCCGTTTTGATGAACACTTATTTCAATATTTGAGACATATCATAGTTGGTGATGGTGCAGGTTTAGGTCTTGTCCAGCAGCGCTTAGTCACTTTGCCGATCAAGGATGGAGGCTTGGGAGTATACACGATGGTTGATATAGGCACCTACTGTAATTTGGCATCTACTGCTCAAACCCAACAATTGCAACACACCATCTTGAAGATCTCTCCTTCAGCTGAGTTAAGCCGCAGCTTTGAACACGCTCTTCAG GTGTCTCGCCTTTCACGAGTGCTAGAACTCACATTTTTACTGCTGGGCAAGCTATTACATCTGCTGTCACGCGCAAGAACAACAAATATTTGGACACATGCTCAGCTAATGGACATGGGTTTGGTTTCTTGGCATTCACTACATTAG
- the LOC113297671 gene encoding uncharacterized protein LOC113297671, with the protein MSSSEVEPDFPDLVCQIDNVQGMVDALSSVRWKRHQDAVLELSEHGIVLIVEDSGCIQAKVYLKRELFLSYDYKAEGRPRFGVGLGLFVDCLNTFSLPGQLNTIEIRYPGSDMQLLFKSIDSPDACIYAELRTRIPETISWDHNFEPAGSTPLSFTVKSAALREAVDDLEWPGASIQITLVPDPPCVTFRGEGHGDLQIDFMYYANTDLLMAFQCDRRTSYRYKYKFLKATTSNIPTSVIRENRGSKLTIGRGGMLKVQHLVSVSRSSIQHTHIDSAGYPQPSRIAYIEFFVNPEEDDENPINDS; encoded by the exons ATGAGTTCTTCTGAGGTAGAACCGGATTTCCCTGATCTGGTCTGTCAGATCGATAACGTTCAGGGGATGGTTGATGCCTTATCTTCTGTTAGATGGAAACGTCATCAG GACGCAGTTCTTGAATTATCCGAACATGGTATTGTGTTGATTGTTGAAGATTCTGGTTGTATTCAAGCTAAAGTATATCTGAAACGTGAG CTATTCCTAAGTTATGATTACAAAGCTGAAGGACGCCCTAGATTTGGAGTGGGTTTGGGTTTATTTGTTGATTGTCTGAACACATTCTCTTTACCCGGGCAGTTAAATACAATCGAAATTCGGTACCCTGGTTCTGATATGCAGCTTCTTTTCAA GTCAATTGACTCACCTGATGCTTGTATCTACGCGGAATTGAGGACCAGAATCCCAGAaaccatttcatgggatcataATTTTGAGCCAGCAGGAAGTACACCCTTGAGTTTTACTGTTAAG TCTGCAGCTTTAAGGGAGGCTGTCGATGATCTTGAGTGGCCTGGTGCAAGTATCCAAATAACTCTAGTACCCGACCCACCCTGTGTAACGTTTAGAGGTGAAGGCCATGGGGACTTGCAG ATAGACTTCATGTACTACGCAAACACTGATTTATTGATGGCATTTCAATGCGATCGACGTACCTCTTACAG GTATAAGTACAAGTTTCTTAAGGCAACAACTTCGAACATTCCTACTAGTGTCATAAGAGAAAACAGAGGAAGCAAACTAACAATTGGGAGAGGTGGAATGTTGAAAGTCCAACACTTGGTTTCAGTGTCAAGATCATCCATTCAACACACACACATTGACTCTGCTGGTTATCCACAACCTAGTCGAATTGCTTATATTGAGTTCTTTGTCAAcccagaagaagatgatgaaaacccGATAAATGATTCATAA
- the LOC113292800 gene encoding uncharacterized protein LOC113292800 isoform X2, protein MKGDCNTQTMMLIDFSNSFNLVDRYTLIREVRTHFPSIAKWVEFCYSSPSRLYYNDVVLSSAKGVQQGDPLVPLLFVLALHPLISQIASQCTLEFNSWYLDDGTLADDTLEVEKALKIIQNKGPKRGLYLNLSKTELFWPSPDPRCSEDGLFPANIGKASTGVKLLGGPVSLDAQFCSNMVLNRVDKTIQMMQKIKKLQDPQCELLLMRLGLVQQRLVTLPIKDGGLGVYTMVDIGTYCNLASTAQTQQLQHTILKISPSAELSRSFEHALQVSRLSRVLELTFLLLGKLLHLLSRARTTNIWTHAQLMDMGLVSWHSLH, encoded by the exons ATGAAGGGTGACTGCAACACACAGACCATGATGCTCATAGATTTTTCGAATTCTTTCAATCTTGTTGACAGATATACTTTGATTCGGGAGGTTAGAACTCACTTCCCAAGCATTGCAAAATGGGTCGAGTTTTGTTATTCTTCACCTTCTAGATTGTACTACAACGATGTAGTTCTTTCATCAGCTAAAGGTGTCCAGCAGGGTGACCCACTTGTCCCCCTATTGTTTGTGCTTGCATTGCACCCCCTTATTTCTCAAATTGCTTCACAATGTACCTTGGAATTTAAttcctggtaccttgatgatggtacactTGCAGATGATACGCTTGAGGTGGAGAAGGCCTTGAAGATCATACAAAATAAAGGACCTAAGAGGGGCTTATATCTGAACTTGTCGAAAACTGAACTCTTCTGGCCCTCACCAGATCCCAGGTGCAGCGAAGATGGTCTCTTTCCTGCAAATATTGGTAAAGCTTCAACTGGAGTAAAGCTGCTAGGAGGTCCTGTCAGCCTTGATGCGCAATTTTGTAGCAACATGGTTCTCAACAGGGTTGATAAAACCATTCAGATGATGCAAAAGATCAAGAAATTGCAAGACCCTCAGTGTGAACTTTTACTCATGC GTTTAGGTCTTGTCCAGCAGCGCTTAGTCACTTTGCCGATCAAGGATGGAGGCTTGGGAGTATACACGATGGTTGATATAGGCACCTACTGTAATTTGGCATCTACTGCTCAAACCCAACAATTGCAACACACCATCTTGAAGATCTCTCCTTCAGCTGAGTTAAGCCGCAGCTTTGAACACGCTCTTCAG GTGTCTCGCCTTTCACGAGTGCTAGAACTCACATTTTTACTGCTGGGCAAGCTATTACATCTGCTGTCACGCGCAAGAACAACAAATATTTGGACACATGCTCAGCTAATGGACATGGGTTTGGTTTCTTGGCATTCACTACATTAG